The Myxococcota bacterium genome includes the window CATTGCTGTGGCCGTCGAGGCCGGGCTTGCCCACCAGGAGCTTGAGCGGGCGTCCGAGCTGGGCTTCGATGGCCTGGACCCGTTCGCGCACGGCGGCGGTGCCGTCGCTCGCTTCGGCGGCGCGCCCCTCGACCACGCCGGTCGGCGCCCGGTACTCGCCGAAGCGCTGCCGCAGCGTGTCGGACCACTCGCCGGTGGTGACGCCGGCCTGGGCGGCTCGGATCGAGACGGGCATGACGTTGCGTCCGGATGCCAGGGCGTCGTCGAGCTCGCGGAGCGCGGCCTGCACTTCGGCGTCGTTGCGCTTCGCGCGAAAGGCGCGCAGCGCCTCGATCTGATCGCGCTCGGCCGAATCGTCGACCACCAGGATGCTCTGCTCGTCCTCGTCGGTGAGCGGGGAGGGCTCGGCCTCGGTGTAGGCGTTCACGCCGACCACGGTCTGCTCGCCGTTCTCGATCGCGCGCAGGCGTCTCGTGTTCGATGCGACGAGCTGCTGCTTCATGTAGGCGCTCTCGACCGCGGCGACGGCCCCGCCCATCTTGAGCACGCGTTCGAGCTCTTCCTTCGCGCTCGCCTTGAGCTCTTCGACCTTCGCCTCGACCACGTGGGACCCGTCGAAGAGGTCCGGGTACTCGAGCAGGTCGGTCTCGTAGGCGAGGATCTGCTGGATCCGCAGGGACCACTGCTGGTCCCAGGGGCGCGGCAGACCGAGGGCCTCGTTCCACGCGGGCAGCTGCAGGGCCCGGCAGCGGGCCTTCTTCGAGAAGGTGACCCCCAGCGCTTCGAGCACGATGCGGATGACGTTGTTCTCGGGCTGGGCTTCGGTGAGGCCCAGGCTGTTCACCTGAACCCCGTAGCGGAAGCGGCGCAGCTTCGGATTCTCGACGCCGTAGCGCTCACCCGTGATCTCGTCCCAGATCTCGGCCATCGCCCGGCACTTGCAGATCTCTTCCACGAAGCGGATGCCCGCGTTCAGGAAGAAGGAGATGCGGCCGACGACGTTGGGAATGACCTCGGGCGAGACGTCGCCACTGTCGCGGACGCCGTCGAGCACGGCGATCGCGTTCGCCATGGCGTAAGCGATCTCCTGGGTGGGTGTCGCTCCGGCTTCCTGCAAGTGGTAGGAGCAGATGTTGATCGGATTCCACTTCGGAATCTTGTCGACCGTGTAGGAGACCATGTCGGCGATCAAGCGCATGGACGGCTCGGGCGGGAACACGTACGTGCCGCGCGAGAGGTACTCCTTGATGATGTCGTTCTGGGTGGTGCCCTGGAGCGCCGCCGCATCGACTCCGTTGCGCTCCGCGTTCGCGACGTAGAGCGAGAGCAGCCAGGCCGCGGTCGCATTGATCGTCATCGACGTGTTCATGCGATCGAGCGGGATCTGATCGAAGAGCGTCGCCATGTCGTCGATGTGGGAGATCGGCACGCCCACCTTGCCGACTTCGCCGCGCGCCAACGCGTGATCCGAATCGAAACCGGTCTGGGTCGGCAGGTCGAATGCGACCGAGAGACCCGTTTGTCCCTTGGAGAGATTGCTGCGATAGAGGGCGTTGCTCGCCTTCGCCGAAGAGTGACCGGAGTAGGTCCGGAACACCCAGGGGCGGTCGCGTTCGGGAGTGGGGGCGCTCATGGGGCGTGGACTCGCGTTTCGGGCGCGGCCAGAATGGCGCGCAAGTACGCGAGAAGATTAACGAAAGTGCCTCGTTTGGCGCCAGCTTACCCGCGTCTGCGGTTCGCCCCGGAACCCCCCGAGATTCCTCGGGTTCGGGTGAATTCCCGAAGACCCACGTACGTCTACGAAGCCCGCCCGGCCCCGAGCCCCGCTCGTTCGGTCCGGCTCGCGCGCGACGCGGCATGCTGCCTGTCGCCCCACCCCGGGCGGGCTAACTTTCGACATGGCCCAACTCACTCCCCCCGCACAGGATTTCCCCGAAGACCTGGAAGCCGGGATCCTGGCGCTCAAAGAAGAGCGCAACGCCGTGATCCTGGCCCACTACTACCAGGAATCCGAGGTCCAGGATCTCGCCGACTTCGTCGGTGACTCCCTGGCGTTGGCCCAGGCCGCTACGAAGGTCGACCGAGACGTCATCGCCTTCTGCGGCGTCCACTTCATGGCCGAGACCGCGAAGATCCTGAACCCGGATCGGATCGTGGTCGTGCCCGATCTCGAAGCCGGTTGTTCGCTCGCCGATGGCTGCCCGCCCGACGCCTTCCAGGCGTTCAAGGACGAGCACCCCGAGGCGAAGGTGCTCACCTACATCAACTGCAGCGCCGAGGTGAAGGCGATGAGCGACCTCATCTGCACCTCGTCCAACGCGGTAAAGATGGCCGCGCACTTCGATGATGAGCCGCTGATCTTCGCGCCCGATCGGCACCTGGCGCGCTGGGTGGCCGGCCAGTCGGGGCGCGACGACATGATCGTCTGGCAGGGCGCGTGCATCGTGCACGAGCAGTTCAGCGCGAAGGGGCTGGCGAAGCTGCGCGTGAAACACCCGGACGCGGAGGTGCTGGCCCACCCCGAATGCGATCAGGCGGTGCTCGACCAGGCCGACTTCATCGCGTCGACGACGGGCATCATCGATCGCGCAGTCAACGGAGATGCGGACACGCTGATCATCGCCACCGAAGACGGCGTCTTCCACCAGATCCAGCAGCGCGCGCCAGAGAAGCAGCTGATTCAGGCACCGGGCATGGACGAGAGCTGCGCCTGCAACCAGTGCCCCTTCATGCGCCTCAACACGCTCCAGAAGCTCTACCTCTGCCTGCGTGATCTGGAGCCGCGGGTCGAGGTGCCCGAGGAGATCCGGGTCCGGGCGCTGCAGCCGATCGAGAAGATGTTGGAGCTGTCGGCGTAGCCTCTTGATTGCGTTCACTAGACGACCGGCTGCGCCGGCCGTCCTTGGTGTCGGCGCAGCGATTCTTCGAATCGCACCGCGCCGACGACACCCTCCGGTCTCGCGGCGTCGCGCCGGGTGGCGGGTTCTGGTGGTGTGCTTGTGCCTGGGCGCGAACGCGTGTCTGCCCACGCAACCCACGCGGCATCTGCTGCACTTCGCGGAGGAAGCTCCGGCCGAGGGCAGCTTCGCGCCCGATGTGGCGGTCCGGGACCTCGACGGAGCAGAGCGTCGGCTCTCGGAGTGGATCGGGGAGCGTCCGGTCGTACTCCAGCTCGGAAGCTACTCCTGCCCGCTGTTTCGACAGCGACGGCACTGGATGAACCGCATGGCCGAGGGCTGGAGCGACCGGGTCCAGTTCCTCGTGGTCTACACCCAGGAGGCGCACCCGATCGATGCGGCGAGCCCGTGGACGCCCGAGGTCTGGGACCCCTGGGTGAATGGATGGTCCGGTGTCCGCATGACGAAGGCCGTTTCCTGGCAGGAGCGCCGGGACGCCGCCGAGCGGGCGCAATCCGAGCTCGACCTCGCGATGCCCGTACTGCTGGATCGCATGACCGATGACGCCTGGCGCCAGTACGGACGCGCTCCCTCGCCCGCCTTCGTGATCGATCGCAACGGGCGCATCACCCTGCGTCAGGTCTGGGTGAACCCGGGACCGATTCACGACGAGCTTCGCCGGTTGGTCGCGGAACCGAGCGAGGCGCCGTGACTGTCGGGTCGCGGCCGCTGCGTCCCACACGCGCACCGGGTCCCTTACCCGCCAGGTAATCGCGGGGCTTCCCTCGATCCCGCATGCTGTCGGCATGGCGGGTCGACGCACGACGGAATCCGGGTTCGGGGCGCTGCTGCGCGACGCCCGGAAGGCGCGCGGCGTCTCCCAGCTGACCCTCGCACTCGACGCCGACGTGTCGGCGCGCCACCTGAGCTTCCTCGAGACCGGGCGCGCCGAGCCCAGTCGCGAGATGGTGCTGCGCCTGGCGGAAGCCCTCGACCTCCCGTTGCGCGAACGCAACCTCTGGCTGACCGGGGCGGGCTTCGCTTCGATCTACACGGAGACCTCCCTCGACGCGCCGGAGATGGCCACGCTACGCCGCGTGCTCTTCGGCATGATCGATCGCTACGACCCCTACCCGGCACTGCTGATCGATCGGGGCTGGAACGTCGTGCACGCGAACGCTGCGCTCGGGCGCACCTTTGCCCGCTTCGTCGGGACCGACCCGGTCTGGACCGCCCAGCCCCTGAACCTCGTGCATCTCACCTTGCATCCGGGTGGGCTGCGTCCCTGGCTCGTCAACTGGGACGACGTCGCGGCCTATACGCTGCTGCGGCTCTCGAGAGAAGCGGCGCTGGCCTCGGAGTCCGACGAACTCGCCGCGCTCCTCGAAGCGGCGCGGGGGTATCCGGACCTGCCGCCGGCGCGACCGACGGTGCCCGAAGGGCCCGTCCTCCCGCTCCACTTGAAGCGTGACGACCTCGAGCTGCGTCTGTTCAGCACGGTTACGACCGTCGGCAGCCCGGGAGACATCACCCTCGAAGATCTCCGCATCGAAGCCTTCGTCCCGGCCGACGACGCGAGTGAAGCCGCGCTCCACGCGCTGGCGGAGTAGCCACCCCGCGTTCGTCTGCACCGAACCGGCTCCACCCGGGCATCACCCGGATCGCGCCCGACACCATAAGGAGACACTCCATGTCCGATCAACGTCTGCTCAAGGGAGCCCTGCTGGCGAACGCCGCCTTCTCGACCTGCTCCGGGGCCGCGAGCCTGCTCTTCGCCGATGCGCTCGGAGAGTTCCTCGGCGGCATCCCCGGTTCCGAACTCATGGGCCTGGGTGTGGGGCTGCTCGGCTTCGCCGGGTTCGTGTTCTGGCTCTCCCGGCGAGATGTCGTGCCGGCGGCGCTCGGCTGGGGAGTCGTCGCGGGCGACGTCGCCTGGGTGTTGGCCACGGTGCCGATCGTGGCGTCGGACGCGCTCTCGCGCGGGGGCGATTGGCTCGCGCTCGGCATCGCCGACGTCGTGCTGCTCTTCGCGATCCTCCAGGGCGTGGGTCTCTGGCGCAGCCGGTCGCTGACGGGCTCGGCGGCGGAGGCCACGTCCTAGGTCGGGGAGGGCGTCGCGGGGCCGAGAGGCCTCGCTGACGCCCGGCGTCCTTCATCGACGATCGAATCAATTCGTTGACGACTGTCAGTGAAACTGGCAAGGTCTCGTTCCGCACCCGCTGGAGCGACCCGCCGTGCCCAACCCCGACCTTGCCGACTTCTCCCCCCACGCCGCGTCCTTCTACGAGGGAGGCGAGGCCGACGCCGTCTTCCGACGCCTCCGCGCCGAAGACCCGCTCCATTGGAGCGAACGCTTCGGCTACTGGGCGGTTACGAAGCACGCCGACATCCAGTCGATGTCCCAGCGACCCCGCCTGTTCTCGTCGGAACAGGGCTCGCAGCTCGCGGAGCTGGTGCGCATCGCGGAAGGGCGCCCACGTCCCGACGCCTCGCGTGCGGACCAGCTGGCTCGCGCCACGCTCCTGCGGATGGATCCGCCGCGCCACAACCAGCTCCGGAAGGCCGTGATCGGGGCGTTCACGCCGCGCCAGGTAGCCGCGCTGGAACCGCGCATCCGGGAGATCGCCCGGCACACCCTGGACACCGTGGGGGAGGGCGACCGCATCGATCTCGTCGAGCGCGTCGCGGTGCCGCTCCCGATGATCGTGATCGCCGAGCTGCTGGGCGTGCCGCCCGAGCACGGCCCGCGGTTTCGCCGTTGGTCCGACGCGATGATCGCGGCGGGCGCCGGAGAGTTCGGCGACGAGACCCGCGCCGCGTCGACCGAGTTGATCCAGTACGTGCTGGCGATCGCCGAGGAGCGGCGCAGGCGGCCCCGCGGCGACCTGATCTCGCGACTGGTTGCCGCGGAAGTCGACGGGCAACCGCTCTCCGATCTCGAGATCGGGATGTTCGGGCTCACGCTGCTCGTCGCCGGGAACGAGACCACCCGCAACCTGATCGCCGGT containing:
- a CDS encoding protein meaA produces the protein MSAPTPERDRPWVFRTYSGHSSAKASNALYRSNLSKGQTGLSVAFDLPTQTGFDSDHALARGEVGKVGVPISHIDDMATLFDQIPLDRMNTSMTINATAAWLLSLYVANAERNGVDAAALQGTTQNDIIKEYLSRGTYVFPPEPSMRLIADMVSYTVDKIPKWNPINICSYHLQEAGATPTQEIAYAMANAIAVLDGVRDSGDVSPEVIPNVVGRISFFLNAGIRFVEEICKCRAMAEIWDEITGERYGVENPKLRRFRYGVQVNSLGLTEAQPENNVIRIVLEALGVTFSKKARCRALQLPAWNEALGLPRPWDQQWSLRIQQILAYETDLLEYPDLFDGSHVVEAKVEELKASAKEELERVLKMGGAVAAVESAYMKQQLVASNTRRLRAIENGEQTVVGVNAYTEAEPSPLTDEDEQSILVVDDSAERDQIEALRAFRAKRNDAEVQAALRELDDALASGRNVMPVSIRAAQAGVTTGEWSDTLRQRFGEYRAPTGVVEGRAAEASDGTAAVRERVQAIEAQLGRPLKLLVGKPGLDGHSNGAEQIAVKARDVGMEVVYEGIRLTPEEIAASARDEGVHVIGLSILSGSHGVLVIDVLEELRKVGCGDVPVVVGGIIPDDDAQKLRAAGVARVYTPKDFDLTRIMDEIVDVVADSRAAA
- the nadA gene encoding quinolinate synthase NadA; protein product: MAQLTPPAQDFPEDLEAGILALKEERNAVILAHYYQESEVQDLADFVGDSLALAQAATKVDRDVIAFCGVHFMAETAKILNPDRIVVVPDLEAGCSLADGCPPDAFQAFKDEHPEAKVLTYINCSAEVKAMSDLICTSSNAVKMAAHFDDEPLIFAPDRHLARWVAGQSGRDDMIVWQGACIVHEQFSAKGLAKLRVKHPDAEVLAHPECDQAVLDQADFIASTTGIIDRAVNGDADTLIIATEDGVFHQIQQRAPEKQLIQAPGMDESCACNQCPFMRLNTLQKLYLCLRDLEPRVEVPEEIRVRALQPIEKMLELSA
- a CDS encoding deiodinase-like protein produces the protein MCLGANACLPTQPTRHLLHFAEEAPAEGSFAPDVAVRDLDGAERRLSEWIGERPVVLQLGSYSCPLFRQRRHWMNRMAEGWSDRVQFLVVYTQEAHPIDAASPWTPEVWDPWVNGWSGVRMTKAVSWQERRDAAERAQSELDLAMPVLLDRMTDDAWRQYGRAPSPAFVIDRNGRITLRQVWVNPGPIHDELRRLVAEPSEAP
- a CDS encoding helix-turn-helix transcriptional regulator: MAGRRTTESGFGALLRDARKARGVSQLTLALDADVSARHLSFLETGRAEPSREMVLRLAEALDLPLRERNLWLTGAGFASIYTETSLDAPEMATLRRVLFGMIDRYDPYPALLIDRGWNVVHANAALGRTFARFVGTDPVWTAQPLNLVHLTLHPGGLRPWLVNWDDVAAYTLLRLSREAALASESDELAALLEAARGYPDLPPARPTVPEGPVLPLHLKRDDLELRLFSTVTTVGSPGDITLEDLRIEAFVPADDASEAALHALAE
- a CDS encoding cytochrome P450, which produces MPNPDLADFSPHAASFYEGGEADAVFRRLRAEDPLHWSERFGYWAVTKHADIQSMSQRPRLFSSEQGSQLAELVRIAEGRPRPDASRADQLARATLLRMDPPRHNQLRKAVIGAFTPRQVAALEPRIREIARHTLDTVGEGDRIDLVERVAVPLPMIVIAELLGVPPEHGPRFRRWSDAMIAAGAGEFGDETRAASTELIQYVLAIAEERRRRPRGDLISRLVAAEVDGQPLSDLEIGMFGLTLLVAGNETTRNLIAGGSLALLHHPEQHERLLATPGLLPNAIEEMLRFVTPIRHVTRRATADVEVRGRTVRAGDALVFFYGSANRDEEVFGPDAERFDITRSDARRHLSFGFGEHVCLGAALARLEARVLFEELFARWPRFELAETPQPLGSPLVNGLASLPVRRAA